One genomic region from Jiangella sp. DSM 45060 encodes:
- the argJ gene encoding bifunctional glutamate N-acetyltransferase/amino-acid acetyltransferase ArgJ has translation MSVTAAAGFRAAGVVAGLKPSGKPDVALVVNDGPQHTAAAVFTSNRCKANPVLWSERTIADGKLSAVVLNSGGANCYNGPEGFQTTHASAELVAELTGGQAFDVAVCSTGLIGQPLDRPILEKGIRAAHAELSPDGGPAAATAIMTTDTVAKQATAAGDGWVVGGMAKGAGMLAPALATMLVVITTDAVADAATLDAALRAATRTTFDRLDTDGCMSTNDTVALLASGASGATPSEQDLTEAVRAVCADLAQQLWHDAEGAQHDIAIEVTGAASDDDAVEVARAVARSNLFKAAVFGNDPNWGRVLAAVGTTKAAFEPERIDISMNGVKVCVAGGTGVGAPSDGVDLSGRGVHVLVELNAGPAAATILTSDLTHDYVHENSAYST, from the coding sequence GTGAGCGTCACCGCGGCGGCCGGATTCCGGGCCGCGGGCGTCGTCGCCGGCCTGAAGCCCAGCGGCAAGCCCGACGTCGCGCTCGTCGTCAACGACGGACCCCAGCACACCGCCGCCGCCGTGTTCACGTCGAACCGGTGCAAGGCCAACCCGGTGCTGTGGAGCGAGCGGACCATCGCCGACGGGAAGCTCTCCGCCGTCGTCCTGAACTCCGGCGGTGCCAACTGCTACAACGGCCCCGAGGGGTTCCAGACGACGCACGCCAGCGCCGAGCTGGTGGCCGAGCTGACCGGCGGCCAGGCCTTCGACGTCGCCGTCTGCTCCACCGGGCTGATCGGACAGCCGCTGGACCGGCCGATCCTGGAGAAGGGCATCCGCGCCGCCCACGCCGAGCTGTCACCCGACGGCGGGCCCGCGGCGGCGACGGCCATCATGACCACCGACACCGTCGCCAAGCAGGCCACGGCGGCGGGCGACGGCTGGGTCGTCGGCGGCATGGCCAAGGGCGCCGGCATGCTGGCGCCCGCGCTGGCCACCATGCTGGTCGTCATCACCACCGACGCCGTCGCCGACGCGGCCACGCTCGACGCCGCGCTGCGGGCGGCCACGAGGACGACGTTCGACCGGCTCGACACCGACGGCTGCATGTCCACCAACGACACCGTCGCGCTGCTGGCCAGCGGCGCGTCCGGGGCCACGCCGTCCGAACAGGACCTCACCGAGGCTGTCCGAGCCGTCTGCGCCGACCTCGCGCAGCAGCTCTGGCACGATGCCGAGGGCGCGCAGCACGACATCGCCATCGAGGTCACCGGCGCCGCGAGCGACGACGACGCCGTCGAGGTCGCCCGCGCCGTCGCCCGCAGCAACCTGTTCAAGGCCGCGGTGTTCGGCAACGACCCGAACTGGGGCCGGGTGCTGGCCGCCGTCGGCACCACGAAGGCGGCGTTCGAGCCGGAGCGCATCGACATCTCGATGAACGGCGTCAAGGTCTGCGTCGCCGGCGGGACGGGTGTCGGCGCGCCGTCGGACGGCGTCGATCTGTCCGGCCGCGGCGTGCACGTGCTGGTCGAGCTGAACGCCGGCCCGGCCGCGGCGACGATCCTGACCAGCGACCTCACGCACGACTACGTGCACGAGAACTCGGCGTACTCGACATGA
- the argC gene encoding N-acetyl-gamma-glutamyl-phosphate reductase: MGATVAIAGASGYAGGELLRLLLAHPELGVGTVTAHSKAGDRLTAHHPQLIELADRTLAPTTAETLAGHDVVILALPHGASAEIAAQLPDDVLVLDCGADHRLTDAAAWQRFYGTEHAGSWPYGLPELVHADGHKQRDALPGARRIAVPGCNVTAVTLALAPGLATGVVAPDDIVAVLACGPSGAGKSLKPHLLASEILGAATPYAVGGVHRHIPEIQQNLQLAAGADVTLSFTPTLVPMSRGILATVTAKLTGDAAAARNAWEAAYADEPFVHLLPEGQWPTTAAVLGANTAHVQVTVDEAAGRVVAVAAIDNLTKGTAGAAVQSANLALGLPETLGLPTTGVAP; this comes from the coding sequence ATGGGAGCGACTGTGGCGATCGCGGGAGCGAGCGGTTACGCGGGCGGCGAGCTGCTGCGCCTGCTGCTCGCGCACCCCGAACTCGGCGTGGGGACGGTGACGGCGCACTCGAAGGCGGGCGACCGTCTCACCGCGCACCACCCGCAGCTGATCGAACTGGCCGACCGCACGCTGGCGCCGACGACGGCCGAGACGCTGGCCGGGCACGACGTCGTGATCCTGGCGCTGCCGCACGGCGCGTCGGCCGAGATCGCGGCGCAGCTGCCCGACGACGTCCTCGTGCTCGACTGCGGCGCCGACCACCGCCTCACCGACGCCGCGGCCTGGCAGCGCTTCTACGGCACCGAGCATGCCGGCAGCTGGCCCTACGGCCTGCCCGAGCTCGTCCACGCCGACGGCCACAAGCAGCGCGACGCGCTCCCGGGCGCGCGGCGCATCGCCGTCCCCGGCTGCAACGTCACCGCCGTCACGCTGGCGCTCGCGCCCGGCCTGGCCACCGGCGTCGTCGCGCCCGACGACATCGTCGCGGTGCTGGCCTGCGGCCCGTCCGGCGCCGGCAAGTCGCTGAAGCCGCACCTGCTGGCCAGCGAGATCCTCGGCGCGGCCACCCCGTACGCCGTCGGCGGCGTGCACCGGCACATCCCGGAGATCCAGCAGAACCTCCAGCTGGCGGCCGGCGCCGACGTGACGCTCTCGTTCACGCCCACGCTGGTCCCGATGAGCCGCGGCATCCTCGCCACGGTGACGGCCAAGCTCACCGGCGACGCGGCCGCCGCGCGCAACGCCTGGGAAGCCGCGTACGCCGACGAGCCGTTCGTGCACCTGCTGCCCGAGGGGCAGTGGCCCACCACCGCCGCCGTTCTCGGCGCCAACACCGCCCACGTGCAGGTGACGGTGGACGAGGCGGCCGGTCGGGTGGTCGCGGTCGCCGCCATCGACAACCTCACCAAGGGCACAGCGGGGGCCGCCGTCCAATCGGCCAACCTCGCGCTCGGGCTGCCGGAGACACTCGGCCTGCCGACGACGGGGGTGGCGCCGTGA
- a CDS encoding phosphotransferase: protein MPAVTASGVRATWESLPVAVRAGIDDVLGSRVVAADNQSGGFSPGLAARVRCADGGRAFVKAVGMPLNPESPGLYRREIEVAAALPSGVPAPRFRGSYDDGDWVALVFDEVDGRMPHEPWRPDELRLVADAVTGLSRSLTPCPVPSPRLARDEMREPMLGYRSLAADPPDDLDPWERRHLDRLAALAESSLDVVDGDTLVHFDLRADNVLLSGSRVWFVDWPWAFRGAAWLDSVLLMLNAAYHGHDPEPYLDAHPLLAGVDPSQVTAVLAGFAGFFGAFGRRPPPPGLPTMRAFQLAQHATTLAWVRRRTGWE from the coding sequence ATGCCCGCCGTCACCGCGTCCGGAGTCCGTGCGACCTGGGAGTCCCTGCCCGTCGCCGTGCGGGCCGGCATCGACGACGTGCTCGGCTCGCGGGTCGTGGCCGCCGACAACCAGTCCGGCGGCTTCTCCCCCGGGCTGGCCGCGCGCGTGCGCTGCGCCGACGGCGGGCGGGCGTTCGTCAAGGCGGTCGGCATGCCGCTCAACCCCGAGTCGCCTGGGCTCTACCGGCGCGAGATCGAGGTCGCCGCGGCGCTGCCGTCCGGCGTTCCCGCGCCGCGGTTCCGTGGCTCCTACGACGACGGCGACTGGGTCGCGCTGGTCTTCGACGAGGTCGACGGCCGCATGCCGCACGAGCCCTGGCGTCCGGACGAGCTGCGGCTGGTGGCCGACGCGGTCACGGGGCTGTCGCGGTCGCTGACGCCGTGCCCGGTGCCGTCACCGCGGCTGGCCCGCGACGAGATGCGCGAGCCGATGCTGGGCTACCGGTCGCTGGCGGCCGACCCGCCGGACGACCTCGACCCGTGGGAGCGGCGTCACCTCGACCGGCTGGCCGCGCTGGCCGAGTCCTCGCTCGACGTCGTCGACGGCGACACCTTGGTCCACTTCGACCTGCGGGCCGACAACGTCCTGCTGTCCGGTTCGCGGGTGTGGTTCGTGGACTGGCCGTGGGCGTTCCGCGGCGCGGCCTGGCTCGACTCCGTGCTGCTGATGCTCAACGCGGCCTACCACGGCCACGACCCCGAGCCCTACCTCGACGCCCACCCCCTTCTCGCCGGCGTCGACCCCTCGCAGGTGACGGCGGTCCTGGCCGGGTTCGCCGGGTTCTTCGGCGCCTTCGGGCGGCGGCCGCCGCCGCCCGGGCTTCCGACCATGCGCGCCTTCCAGCTCGCCCAGCACGCGACGACGCTCGCCTGGGTGCGCCGGCGCACCGGCTGGGAGTGA
- a CDS encoding Uma2 family endonuclease: MTVPRSDELPPLNPGPITRAELDAMPDDGRRHELLDGMLLVTPAPTGMHQVAVIRLARLLGDSCPPGLEAIVAPFDVALAKDTVLQPDVLVAPWEDVIKRELTGPPLLAVEVLSPSTRRYDLLLKRSRYEAAGTPSYWVVDPDEPSIIAWELRDGAYAEAGRAGGGDALELTLPYPVRIIPAELVAPR, encoded by the coding sequence ATGACCGTTCCGCGCAGCGACGAGCTGCCGCCGCTCAACCCGGGGCCGATCACCCGGGCCGAGCTGGACGCGATGCCCGATGACGGGCGCCGGCACGAACTTCTCGACGGGATGCTTCTCGTGACCCCGGCGCCCACGGGAATGCATCAGGTCGCGGTGATACGACTTGCGCGGTTGCTCGGCGACAGCTGTCCGCCCGGGTTGGAGGCGATCGTCGCGCCGTTCGATGTGGCGCTGGCCAAGGACACGGTGCTTCAGCCGGATGTGCTGGTGGCGCCATGGGAGGACGTCATCAAGCGCGAGCTGACCGGACCGCCGCTGCTGGCGGTCGAGGTGCTGTCGCCGTCCACGCGACGGTACGACCTGCTGCTCAAGAGGTCCCGCTACGAGGCCGCCGGCACGCCGTCGTACTGGGTGGTCGATCCCGACGAGCCGTCGATCATCGCCTGGGAGCTGCGCGACGGCGCGTACGCCGAGGCCGGCCGGGCCGGCGGCGGCGACGCGCTGGAGCTGACCCTGCCGTACCCCGTCCGCATCATCCCGGCCGAGCTGGTCGCCCCGCGCTGA
- a CDS encoding SDR family oxidoreductase produces the protein MSVAGVPAARTALITGASRGIGRAIAVGLAARGVSVGVVARDRNRLDDVVAECRAQGATAVGVTADVTDHDDVAAAVSALAGGLDRIDLLVNNAGVIEGVEQPFLDTEVEETWRVVEVNVRGPLLVTHAVLPVMLAGGGGRVVNLNSGLGYRSAEIYTGYAVSKGALARFTGLLDLQYRSRGVRAFDLAPGHVETEMTTAMPMHAGRTSWTAPSDVVDLVAAIGDGVLDDLGGRFFRAGTDTPESLLALRDEILAHDARALRLPTAGPNDPLS, from the coding sequence ATGAGCGTCGCCGGGGTGCCCGCGGCCCGGACGGCGCTGATCACCGGCGCCAGCCGGGGCATCGGCCGGGCCATCGCGGTCGGGCTGGCCGCGCGCGGGGTGTCGGTGGGCGTGGTCGCCCGCGACCGCAACCGCCTCGACGACGTCGTCGCCGAATGCCGGGCGCAGGGCGCGACGGCGGTCGGCGTCACCGCCGACGTCACCGACCACGACGACGTCGCCGCGGCCGTGTCGGCGCTGGCCGGCGGGCTGGACCGCATCGACCTGCTGGTCAACAACGCCGGCGTCATCGAGGGCGTCGAGCAGCCGTTCCTCGACACCGAGGTCGAGGAGACCTGGCGCGTCGTCGAGGTCAACGTGCGCGGCCCGCTGCTGGTCACCCACGCCGTGCTCCCGGTCATGCTGGCCGGTGGCGGCGGCCGCGTCGTCAACCTCAACAGCGGCCTGGGCTATCGCAGCGCCGAGATCTACACCGGGTACGCCGTCTCGAAGGGCGCGCTGGCCCGGTTCACCGGACTGCTCGACCTGCAGTACCGGTCGCGGGGCGTGCGCGCGTTCGACCTCGCGCCCGGCCACGTCGAGACCGAGATGACGACGGCGATGCCCATGCACGCCGGCCGCACCTCGTGGACGGCGCCATCGGACGTGGTCGACCTCGTCGCCGCCATCGGCGACGGCGTCCTCGACGACCTCGGCGGCCGGTTCTTCCGCGCCGGAACGGACACGCCCGAGTCGCTGCTGGCCCTGCGCGACGAGATCCTCGCGCACGACGCGCGGGCGCTGCGCCTGCCCACCGCCGGGCCCAACGACCCGCTCAGCTAA
- the pheT gene encoding phenylalanine--tRNA ligase subunit beta produces MRVPLSWLRDYAPLPDDVSARDVAARLIRAGLEVETVDEAGADITGPLVVGRVLEFTDEPQKNGKTIRWCSVDVGEAEPRGIVCGAHNFAVGDLVVVSLPGAVLPGGFAISARKTYGHVSDGMICSVRELGIGDDHAGILVLGDGEAEPGADAVELLHLRDDVLDIAVTPDRGYCLSVRGVAREAATAYGVPFTDPGVRDDIDTTGGDGYPVRVEDAGRCPVFAARTVTGFDPAAPSPRWLQRRVQLAGMRPISLAVDITNFVMLELGQPIHGYDRDALRGPIVVRRAVAGEKLTTLDGAVRALDPDDLLITDDSGPIGLAGVMGGGSTELSSATTAVVVEAAHFEATGIARTARRHKLPSEASKRFERGVDPALPAVAAQRVVDLLVSLGGATQEPGLTVAGVVPAPAPIEIPAGLPARVVGVDYPADEVTSLLTAVGAAVAPAGGQRIAVTPPTWRPDLTDPYDLVEEVTRLHGYDAVPSVLPVAPAGRGITPSQRLRRRVERAVAAAGYVEAPSYPFVGSADFDALGFPADDARRVALRLANPISEEQPLLRTTLLPGLLATLRRNVGRGASDVAVYEAGLVFRPAPGALPVPPRLPVDRRPTDAELDSLLAAVPSQPHRVAVALAGEREPAGWWGAGRPATWADAVEAARVVARSAGVTLRVEKDEHAPWHPGRCAALYVGDTLVGHAGELHPRVVSALGLPPRTSAMELELDRFFPAGLDGVADEPVRAPSVSTFPVATQDVALVVDLAVPAADVEDALRSGAGELLESVRLFDVFTGAQLGDGRKSLAYALRFRAPDRTLTVDETTAARDAAVAAATQRTGAVLRGT; encoded by the coding sequence ATGCGCGTCCCCCTGAGCTGGCTGCGCGACTACGCGCCGCTGCCCGACGACGTCAGCGCGCGCGACGTCGCGGCCCGGCTGATCCGGGCCGGTCTCGAGGTCGAGACCGTCGACGAAGCCGGCGCCGACATCACCGGCCCGCTGGTCGTCGGCCGCGTGCTCGAGTTCACCGACGAGCCGCAGAAGAACGGCAAGACCATCCGTTGGTGCTCGGTCGACGTCGGCGAGGCCGAGCCGCGCGGCATCGTGTGCGGCGCGCACAACTTCGCTGTGGGCGACCTCGTCGTCGTGTCGCTGCCCGGCGCCGTCCTGCCCGGCGGGTTCGCCATCTCCGCGCGCAAGACGTACGGCCACGTGTCCGACGGCATGATCTGCTCGGTCCGCGAGCTCGGCATCGGCGACGACCACGCCGGCATCCTGGTGCTGGGCGACGGCGAGGCGGAGCCGGGGGCCGACGCCGTCGAGTTGCTGCACCTGCGCGACGACGTCCTCGACATCGCCGTCACGCCCGACCGCGGCTACTGCCTGTCCGTGCGCGGCGTGGCCCGCGAGGCAGCGACGGCGTACGGGGTGCCCTTCACCGACCCCGGCGTGCGCGACGACATCGACACGACGGGCGGCGACGGCTACCCGGTGCGGGTCGAGGACGCCGGGCGCTGCCCGGTGTTCGCCGCCCGCACGGTCACGGGCTTCGACCCCGCCGCGCCGAGCCCGCGGTGGCTGCAGCGACGGGTCCAGCTGGCCGGCATGCGGCCCATCTCGCTGGCCGTCGACATCACCAACTTCGTCATGCTCGAACTGGGCCAGCCGATCCACGGCTACGACCGCGACGCGCTGCGCGGGCCCATCGTCGTGCGTCGCGCGGTGGCGGGGGAGAAGCTGACGACGCTCGACGGCGCCGTCCGCGCGCTCGACCCCGACGACCTGCTCATCACCGACGACTCCGGGCCGATCGGCCTGGCCGGCGTCATGGGCGGCGGGTCCACCGAGCTCAGCTCCGCCACCACCGCCGTCGTGGTCGAGGCGGCGCACTTCGAGGCCACCGGCATCGCTCGCACGGCGCGCCGGCACAAGCTGCCCAGCGAGGCGTCCAAGCGGTTCGAGCGCGGCGTCGACCCCGCCCTGCCCGCGGTGGCGGCGCAGCGGGTGGTCGACCTCCTGGTCTCGCTCGGCGGGGCCACCCAGGAGCCGGGCCTGACGGTGGCGGGCGTGGTTCCGGCGCCGGCGCCGATCGAGATCCCGGCCGGCCTGCCCGCCCGCGTCGTGGGCGTCGACTACCCGGCGGACGAGGTGACGTCGCTGCTCACGGCCGTGGGCGCGGCGGTGGCGCCGGCGGGCGGCCAGCGCATCGCCGTCACCCCGCCGACGTGGCGGCCCGACCTCACCGACCCGTACGACCTCGTCGAGGAGGTGACCCGGCTGCACGGCTACGACGCGGTGCCGTCGGTGCTGCCGGTGGCCCCGGCCGGGCGCGGCATCACGCCGTCGCAGCGGCTGCGTCGCCGGGTCGAGCGGGCCGTCGCCGCGGCCGGCTACGTCGAGGCGCCGTCGTACCCGTTCGTCGGTTCGGCGGACTTCGATGCCCTGGGCTTCCCGGCCGACGATGCCCGCCGGGTCGCGTTGCGGCTGGCCAACCCGATCTCCGAGGAGCAGCCGCTGCTGCGCACGACGCTGCTGCCCGGCCTCCTCGCGACGCTGCGGCGCAACGTCGGGCGCGGTGCCTCCGACGTCGCCGTCTACGAGGCCGGCCTGGTGTTCCGCCCGGCGCCGGGCGCGCTGCCGGTGCCGCCGCGGCTGCCGGTCGACCGCCGGCCCACCGACGCCGAGCTGGACTCGTTGCTCGCGGCGGTCCCGTCGCAGCCGCACCGCGTCGCCGTCGCGCTGGCCGGTGAGCGCGAGCCGGCCGGCTGGTGGGGCGCCGGCCGTCCGGCCACCTGGGCCGACGCAGTCGAGGCCGCGCGGGTCGTCGCCCGGTCCGCCGGCGTGACGCTGCGGGTCGAGAAGGACGAGCACGCACCCTGGCACCCGGGCCGCTGCGCCGCCCTGTACGTCGGCGACACCCTGGTCGGGCACGCCGGCGAGCTGCACCCGCGGGTCGTCTCGGCGCTCGGTCTGCCGCCGCGCACGAGCGCCATGGAGCTCGAGCTGGACCGCTTCTTCCCGGCGGGCCTCGACGGCGTCGCCGACGAGCCGGTGCGCGCCCCGTCCGTCTCGACCTTCCCGGTCGCCACCCAGGACGTCGCCCTGGTCGTCGACCTCGCCGTCCCGGCCGCCGATGTCGAGGACGCGCTGCGCTCCGGCGCCGGCGAGCTGCTCGAGTCGGTGCGGCTGTTCGACGTGTTCACCGGCGCTCAGCTCGGCGACGGCAGGAAGTCGCTGGCCTACGCGCTGCGGTTCCGCGCGCCCGACCGCACGCTCACCGTCGACGAGACCACCGCCGCCCGCGACGCCGCCGTGGCCGCGGCCACGCAGCGGACCGGCGCGGTCCTGCGCGGCACATGA
- the pheS gene encoding phenylalanine--tRNA ligase subunit alpha — protein MSAPNSDYDPVQVTPLDADQVAAMVSDALAAFAAAGDLDALKEARLAHTGDRSPLALANREIGALPPQARKEAGQRVGTARRDVATALAERQAVLEAERDERVLVEEAVDVTLPWDRAPRGARHPLTTIQERVGDVFVAMGWEVAEGPEVEAEWLNFDALNIGPDHPARTMQDTFFVENEDSGLVLRTHTSPVQARSMLTRTPPIYVICPGRTFRTDELDATHTPVFSQVEGLAVDEGLTMAHLKGTLDHFASSMFGDGITTRLRPSYFPFTEPSAEMDLQCFVCRGASVGDPENPCRTCGSEGWIEWGGCGMVNPRVLVACGIDPERYTGFAFGMGLERTLMFRHGVEDMHDMVEGDVRFAAAFGMEI, from the coding sequence GGCGATGGTGTCCGACGCCCTCGCCGCGTTCGCCGCCGCCGGCGACCTCGACGCGCTGAAGGAGGCCCGGCTCGCGCACACCGGCGACCGGTCGCCGCTGGCGCTGGCCAACCGCGAGATCGGCGCGCTGCCGCCGCAGGCGCGCAAGGAGGCCGGGCAGCGCGTCGGCACCGCGCGCCGCGACGTCGCGACGGCGCTCGCCGAACGCCAGGCGGTGCTCGAGGCCGAGCGCGACGAACGCGTCCTCGTCGAGGAGGCCGTCGACGTCACGCTGCCGTGGGACCGCGCGCCGCGGGGCGCCCGGCACCCGTTGACGACCATCCAGGAGCGGGTCGGCGACGTCTTCGTCGCCATGGGCTGGGAGGTCGCCGAGGGTCCCGAGGTCGAGGCCGAATGGCTGAACTTCGACGCCCTCAACATCGGCCCCGATCATCCGGCGCGGACCATGCAGGACACCTTCTTCGTCGAGAACGAGGACTCCGGGCTGGTCCTGCGCACGCACACGTCGCCGGTGCAGGCGCGGTCGATGCTCACCCGCACGCCGCCCATCTACGTCATCTGCCCGGGCCGCACGTTCCGCACCGACGAGCTCGACGCCACGCACACGCCGGTGTTCAGTCAGGTCGAAGGGCTGGCCGTCGACGAGGGCCTGACGATGGCGCATCTCAAGGGCACCCTCGACCACTTCGCGTCGTCGATGTTCGGCGACGGCATCACCACCCGGCTGCGCCCGTCGTACTTCCCGTTCACCGAGCCCAGCGCCGAGATGGACCTCCAGTGCTTCGTCTGCCGCGGCGCGTCCGTCGGCGACCCGGAGAATCCGTGCCGCACCTGCGGGTCCGAGGGCTGGATCGAGTGGGGCGGCTGCGGCATGGTCAACCCGCGGGTCCTGGTGGCCTGCGGCATCGACCCCGAGCGGTACACCGGCTTCGCGTTCGGCATGGGCCTCGAGCGCACGCTGATGTTCCGGCACGGCGTCGAGGACATGCACGACATGGTCGAGGGCGACGTCCGGTTCGCCGCGGCCTTCGGGATGGAGATCTGA